A section of the Acidimicrobiales bacterium genome encodes:
- the uvrA gene encoding excinuclease ABC subunit UvrA yields MAGAGDSGKLVVRGAREHNLRNVSVELPRDKLIVFTGLSGSGKSSLAFDTIYAEGQRRYVESLSSYARQFLGQMDKPDVDFIEGLSPAISIDQKSASRNPRSTVGTITEIYDYLRLLYARVGVPHCPRDGTVVQRQTPQQIVDRILELPDGTRFQVLAPVVRGRKGEYQSLLEELAGQGFARARIDGEVHELSDPPKLARYEIHTIEVVVDRLVKREGIERRLTDSLETALRLAEGVAEVQLVPREGEELEETLTFSQHLACPTCGLSFDELAPRSFSFNSPYGACPKCDGLGTRFEVDPELVVRDPDLSIDDGAIAPWAGARGEYFGRVLEAVADAWSFSVKTPWKKLKKSEQKVILFGSGTRKVHVQYRNRYGRVRAYDTHYEGVVPWLSRRHSEAESDYARETVEGYMREVPCPDCGGARLKPESLAVTVAGRNLFELCDLSLGDATAIMADLELSERDHLIADRVLKEIRARMQFLLDVGLDYLSLNRSAATLAGGEAQRIRLASQIGSGLVGVLYVLDEPSIGLHQRDNHKLIETLLRLRDLGNTVIVVEHDEDTIRVSDHVVDIGPGAGEHGGTIVVSGPVPALLKSKQSITGQYLTRKRSIPVPSMRREPKGMLTVRGAREHNLKGIDVDFPLGCMVSITGVSGSGKSTLVNDILLRALMQQIYRSKEVPGKHTRVEGVDQLDKVISIDQSPIGRTPRSNPATYTGVFDHIRRLFSATTEAKVRGYLPGRFSFNVKGGRCEACAGDGTIKIEMHFLPDVYVPCEVCKGARYNRDTLDITFKGKNISDVLDMPCEEALEFFANQPPIARHMQTLVDVGLGYVRLGQPAPTLSGGEAQRIKLASELSKRSTGHTIYLLDEPTTGLHFEDIRKLLAVLSRLVDQGNTVLVIEHNLDVIKTADWIVDLGPEGGHRGGTVVVEGTPETVAKTRESYTGRFLEPLLR; encoded by the coding sequence GTGGCCGGAGCAGGGGACAGCGGAAAGCTCGTCGTCCGCGGCGCGCGGGAGCACAACCTGCGCAACGTCTCAGTGGAGCTGCCCCGCGACAAGCTGATCGTCTTCACCGGCCTGTCCGGGTCGGGCAAGAGCTCCCTCGCATTCGACACGATCTACGCGGAGGGCCAGCGCAGGTACGTCGAGTCGCTGTCGAGCTACGCCCGCCAGTTCCTCGGCCAGATGGACAAGCCCGACGTGGACTTCATCGAGGGGCTCTCCCCGGCGATCTCGATCGACCAGAAGTCCGCTTCCAGGAACCCGCGCTCGACCGTCGGGACCATCACCGAGATCTACGACTACCTGAGGCTTCTGTACGCCCGGGTCGGCGTCCCTCACTGCCCCCGCGACGGGACGGTCGTCCAGCGCCAGACCCCGCAGCAGATCGTCGACCGGATCCTTGAGCTGCCGGACGGCACCCGGTTCCAGGTGCTCGCCCCGGTCGTGCGGGGCCGCAAGGGTGAGTACCAGAGCCTGCTCGAGGAGCTCGCCGGCCAGGGCTTCGCACGTGCACGCATCGACGGCGAGGTGCACGAGCTGTCCGATCCGCCCAAGCTCGCCCGCTACGAGATCCACACCATCGAGGTCGTCGTCGACCGCCTGGTGAAGCGTGAGGGGATCGAGCGCCGGCTGACCGACTCCCTCGAGACCGCGCTGCGGCTGGCGGAGGGCGTGGCGGAGGTGCAGCTCGTCCCGCGCGAGGGGGAGGAGCTGGAGGAGACGCTGACCTTCAGCCAGCACCTGGCGTGCCCGACGTGCGGGTTGTCGTTCGACGAGCTGGCGCCGCGGAGCTTCAGCTTCAACTCCCCTTACGGGGCGTGCCCGAAGTGCGACGGCCTCGGCACGCGCTTCGAGGTCGACCCCGAGCTCGTCGTGCGTGACCCCGACCTGTCGATCGACGACGGCGCGATCGCCCCCTGGGCCGGAGCGCGCGGCGAGTACTTCGGCCGCGTTCTCGAGGCAGTCGCCGACGCCTGGTCTTTTTCCGTGAAGACCCCGTGGAAGAAGCTCAAGAAGTCGGAGCAGAAGGTCATCCTGTTCGGCTCCGGCACCCGCAAGGTTCACGTGCAGTACCGCAACCGCTACGGACGGGTCCGCGCTTACGACACCCACTACGAAGGGGTCGTGCCCTGGCTGAGCCGCCGGCACTCCGAGGCGGAGTCGGACTACGCGCGCGAGACCGTCGAGGGCTACATGCGCGAGGTGCCCTGCCCCGACTGCGGCGGTGCGCGCCTCAAGCCCGAGAGCCTCGCCGTGACCGTCGCCGGCCGCAACCTCTTCGAGCTTTGCGACCTGTCGCTCGGCGACGCCACCGCGATCATGGCGGACCTCGAGTTGTCCGAGCGCGACCACCTCATTGCCGACCGGGTGCTCAAGGAGATCCGGGCGCGTATGCAGTTCCTCCTCGACGTGGGCCTCGACTACCTGAGCCTCAACCGCTCCGCAGCGACGCTCGCCGGCGGCGAGGCGCAACGCATCCGGCTCGCGTCGCAGATCGGCAGCGGGCTCGTCGGCGTGCTGTACGTGCTCGACGAGCCGTCGATCGGCCTGCACCAGCGGGACAACCACAAGCTCATCGAGACGCTGCTGCGCCTGCGGGACCTCGGGAACACGGTGATCGTCGTCGAACACGACGAGGACACCATCAGGGTCTCCGACCACGTAGTCGACATCGGGCCGGGAGCGGGGGAGCACGGAGGCACCATCGTCGTGTCCGGACCCGTGCCCGCGCTGCTGAAGTCCAAGCAATCGATCACCGGCCAGTACCTGACCCGCAAGAGGTCGATCCCTGTGCCGTCGATGCGCCGCGAGCCCAAGGGCATGCTCACCGTCCGGGGCGCGCGGGAGCACAACCTCAAGGGCATCGACGTCGACTTCCCCCTCGGGTGCATGGTGTCGATCACGGGGGTGTCGGGTTCGGGCAAGTCGACCCTGGTCAACGACATCCTTCTCCGCGCCCTCATGCAGCAGATCTACCGGTCCAAGGAGGTGCCCGGTAAGCACACCCGGGTCGAGGGTGTCGATCAGCTCGACAAGGTGATCAGCATCGACCAGTCGCCTATCGGCCGTACGCCCAGGTCCAACCCCGCGACCTACACCGGGGTGTTCGACCACATCCGCCGGTTGTTCAGCGCGACGACCGAAGCGAAGGTGAGGGGGTACCTTCCGGGAAGGTTCTCGTTCAACGTCAAGGGCGGTCGTTGCGAGGCTTGCGCCGGCGACGGGACGATCAAGATCGAGATGCACTTCCTGCCGGACGTCTACGTTCCGTGCGAGGTGTGCAAGGGAGCCCGCTACAACCGGGACACGCTCGACATCACCTTCAAGGGCAAAAACATCTCCGACGTCCTGGACATGCCCTGCGAGGAGGCTCTCGAGTTCTTCGCGAACCAGCCTCCCATCGCGCGCCACATGCAGACGCTCGTCGACGTCGGTCTCGGATACGTGCGACTGGGTCAGCCGGCGCCGACGCTCTCCGGTGGTGAGGCGCAGCGGATCAAGCTCGCGAGCGAGCTGTCGAAGCGGTCGACCGGGCACACGATCTATCTCCTCGACGAGCCGACCACCGGGCTGCACTTCGAGGACATCCGCAAGCTGTTGGCGGTGCTGTCACGGCTCGTCGATCAGGGCAACACGGTTCTCGTCATCGAGCACAACCTCGACGTGA
- the uvrB gene encoding excinuclease ABC subunit UvrB, whose product MPDFKVVSEFAPAGDQPAAIAQLTEGVTRGDRFQTLLGITGSGKSATIAWTIEAVQRPTLIMAPNKSLAAQLANEMREFFPNNRVEYFVSYYDYYQPEAYLPSSDTYIEKDSSINDEIDRLRHSATSALLTRRDTIVVASVSCIYGLGSPEEYAERILHIKRGAEYDQRAILRRLVDMQYERNDANLVRGKFRVRGDTIEVHPAYEENAVRIELFGDEIERITTVDTLTGEQLGEPDELVIFPATHYVAGDERMQGALKGIEAELQERLAYFEKEGKLLEAQRLRMRTSYDLEMLAEVGVCSGIENYSRHIDGRRPGEPPHTLLDFFPKDYLLVIDESHQTVPQLHGQYEGDRSRKETLIEHGFRLPSAADNRPLRFDEFYERVNQCIFLSATPSRYEIQQSSQVVEQIVRPTGLIDPEVIVKPTKGQIDDLIGQIQDRTARGDRVLVTTLTKKMAEDLTDYLLEMGLKVRYLHSNIDTIQRIEIIRDLRLGEFDVLVGINLLREGLDLPEVSLVAILDADKEGFLRGETSLIQTIGRAARNVDGQVIMYADRMTDSMQRAISETHRRRAVQQAYNEEHGIDPQTVRKAITDILVLLGSRDGTTTSPVPGQDRRSRRRDRARSELAELPPSELARLISTLEEEMRDAAADLRFEYAAKLRDEIADLRAELRELAPR is encoded by the coding sequence GTGCCGGACTTCAAGGTCGTCTCCGAGTTCGCCCCGGCCGGCGACCAGCCCGCCGCCATCGCCCAGCTCACGGAGGGCGTCACGCGCGGCGACCGGTTCCAGACCCTCCTCGGCATCACCGGCAGCGGCAAGAGCGCGACCATCGCGTGGACCATCGAGGCGGTGCAGCGGCCCACCCTCATCATGGCGCCCAACAAATCGCTCGCCGCGCAGCTGGCCAACGAGATGCGCGAGTTCTTCCCCAACAACCGGGTGGAGTACTTCGTCAGCTACTACGACTACTACCAGCCCGAGGCGTACCTACCGTCGAGCGACACCTACATCGAGAAGGACAGCTCGATCAACGACGAGATCGACCGGCTCCGCCACTCCGCCACCTCGGCCCTCCTGACGCGGAGGGACACGATCGTCGTCGCCTCGGTGAGCTGCATCTACGGCCTCGGCTCGCCGGAGGAGTACGCCGAGCGGATCCTCCACATCAAGCGGGGCGCCGAGTACGACCAGCGGGCCATCCTGCGCCGGCTCGTCGACATGCAGTACGAGCGCAACGACGCCAACCTCGTCCGCGGCAAGTTCCGCGTCCGGGGCGACACCATCGAGGTGCACCCCGCCTACGAGGAGAACGCGGTGCGCATCGAGCTGTTCGGCGACGAGATCGAGCGGATCACCACCGTCGACACGCTCACCGGCGAGCAGCTAGGCGAGCCGGACGAGCTCGTCATCTTCCCCGCGACCCACTACGTCGCCGGCGACGAGCGGATGCAGGGGGCCCTCAAGGGCATCGAGGCCGAGTTGCAGGAGCGGTTGGCCTATTTCGAAAAAGAGGGGAAGCTCCTCGAAGCGCAGCGTCTCCGCATGCGCACGTCGTACGACCTCGAGATGCTTGCCGAGGTGGGGGTCTGTTCCGGGATCGAGAACTACAGCCGCCACATCGACGGGCGCCGGCCCGGCGAGCCGCCGCACACGCTCCTCGACTTCTTCCCCAAGGACTACCTGCTGGTCATCGACGAGTCGCACCAGACCGTCCCCCAGCTGCACGGCCAGTACGAGGGGGACCGGTCCCGCAAGGAGACACTGATCGAGCACGGCTTCCGGCTTCCGTCGGCGGCCGACAACCGGCCGTTGCGTTTCGACGAGTTCTACGAGCGGGTCAACCAGTGCATCTTCCTGTCCGCCACGCCGTCGCGATACGAGATCCAGCAGTCCAGCCAGGTCGTCGAGCAGATCGTCCGGCCCACCGGCCTCATCGACCCGGAGGTGATCGTCAAGCCGACGAAGGGCCAGATCGACGACCTCATAGGCCAGATCCAGGACCGCACCGCACGCGGCGACCGGGTGCTCGTCACCACTCTCACGAAGAAGATGGCGGAGGATCTCACCGACTACCTGCTCGAGATGGGGCTCAAGGTCCGCTACCTGCATTCGAACATCGACACCATCCAGCGCATCGAGATCATCCGAGACCTCCGCCTGGGCGAGTTCGACGTGCTCGTAGGCATCAACCTTCTGCGCGAGGGCCTCGACCTGCCCGAGGTGTCGCTCGTCGCGATCCTCGACGCCGACAAGGAAGGCTTCCTCCGCGGCGAGACCTCCCTCATCCAGACCATCGGCCGTGCCGCCCGCAACGTCGACGGCCAGGTGATCATGTACGCCGACCGCATGACCGACTCGATGCAGCGTGCGATCTCCGAGACGCACCGCCGGCGCGCGGTCCAGCAGGCGTACAACGAAGAGCACGGCATCGACCCCCAGACCGTCCGCAAGGCGATCACCGACATCCTGGTCCTTCTCGGCTCGCGCGACGGGACCACGACCAGTCCCGTGCCCGGCCAGGACCGCCGCAGCCGCCGGCGCGACCGCGCCCGGAGCGAGCTGGCCGAGCTGCCTCCGTCGGAGCTGGCACGCCTCATCTCCACCCTCGAGGAGGAGATGCGCGACGCCGCCGCAGACCTGCGCTTCGAGTACGCCGCCAAGCTCCGCGACGAGATCGCCGACCTTCGAGCCGAGCTCCGCGAGCTGGCGCCCCGCTGA
- a CDS encoding MFS transporter, translated as MTSDPHHNRGSVPTIHDVEQEPGAFAAFRVPGFSRIWISLLSGNAGRFSVLVVAAWEAFRLTRSAFWPSVIAFCILIPVALVGPVAGTVADRVNLAKQMAVGQGLAATSALVATVFSLAHALTLPVIAGSTIGVGIGNAIQNPAWSSLVPSVIGVQRMVNGSAMVRIAQQGAEFVGPVFATPLLALAGPSAVYLLCTALYLTGAGVAISIGRFAPPPQPTRRRVLDSLADAVRYVVSEQRSAGILLLLVGLHCGLTMAYTGIIPKVATVNLHGDSGVYGSILTAVGLGAIGGAIAVILLARRLELRFLLVVTAFGSGLSLAVLGFGHEIAVTMTGAVLVGMTQSAFMALYLALLQGSVAPEMRGRVAAFSNILVGSTMSSAALVWGALVRWISPDWVTAAPGLLFVMATLVALTLSAWLRPPSVVRLQSVAAS; from the coding sequence ATGACGAGCGACCCGCATCACAACCGCGGTTCCGTCCCGACGATCCACGACGTCGAGCAGGAACCTGGAGCATTTGCGGCGTTTCGGGTACCAGGCTTCTCACGCATCTGGATCAGCCTGTTGAGCGGGAATGCCGGTCGCTTCTCCGTCCTCGTTGTCGCGGCCTGGGAAGCATTTCGCCTCACCCGGTCGGCGTTCTGGCCCAGCGTGATCGCTTTCTGCATCCTCATCCCGGTCGCCCTGGTGGGTCCTGTGGCCGGGACCGTGGCAGACCGTGTCAACCTGGCCAAGCAGATGGCCGTAGGGCAGGGACTCGCCGCGACCTCTGCACTCGTCGCCACCGTTTTCTCCCTGGCTCACGCGCTGACGCTTCCGGTAATCGCCGGCTCCACGATCGGTGTCGGGATCGGCAACGCGATACAGAACCCCGCATGGTCGTCGTTGGTCCCGTCCGTGATCGGCGTCCAGCGGATGGTCAACGGCAGCGCGATGGTCCGCATCGCCCAGCAAGGCGCTGAGTTCGTCGGACCGGTCTTCGCCACGCCCCTCCTTGCGCTCGCCGGCCCATCTGCCGTCTACCTGCTCTGCACGGCCTTGTACCTCACGGGCGCCGGGGTGGCCATCAGCATCGGGCGGTTCGCCCCGCCTCCGCAACCCACCCGTCGAAGGGTCCTGGACTCGCTTGCCGACGCAGTGCGCTACGTGGTCTCGGAACAGCGCAGCGCCGGCATCCTTCTGCTGCTCGTCGGTCTCCATTGCGGGCTCACCATGGCCTATACGGGAATCATCCCGAAGGTCGCGACGGTAAACCTGCACGGCGACAGCGGCGTATACGGCTCGATCCTCACCGCGGTCGGGCTGGGCGCGATCGGCGGAGCCATTGCGGTGATATTGCTGGCCCGCCGCCTGGAGCTCCGATTCCTACTCGTCGTGACCGCTTTCGGAAGTGGTCTCTCGCTAGCCGTTCTCGGGTTCGGTCACGAGATCGCCGTAACCATGACCGGGGCCGTCCTGGTCGGCATGACACAGTCGGCTTTCATGGCGCTGTACCTCGCACTGCTCCAGGGTTCTGTCGCTCCGGAGATGCGCGGCCGGGTTGCGGCCTTCTCGAACATCCTCGTGGGTTCGACGATGTCGTCTGCCGCGCTCGTCTGGGGAGCGCTCGTGCGCTGGATCTCGCCGGACTGGGTGACGGCAGCGCCCGGGCTTCTCTTCGTGATGGCGACCCTTGTCGCGCTGACTCTGTCGGCGTGGTTGCGTCCGCCGAGCGTCGTTCGACTGCAATCGGTTGCTGCGAGCTGA
- the coaE gene encoding dephospho-CoA kinase encodes MLVGLTGGIGSGKSTVAAALAGRGAAVVDADQIAREVVEPGGAAYAQLVERFGPGVLRADGTLDRQALADVAFNDPAALEDLNGITHPAIGAVVAERIGAAAQTHDIVVLDIPLLSITTKARIGFDFVVVVDAPEEVAVQRLVEQRGFKESDARARIAAQTSRDERRALADFVVDNSGDRSALDAEIERLWKWLREKKTGRTTQA; translated from the coding sequence ATGCTCGTGGGGCTCACCGGAGGGATCGGTTCTGGGAAGTCGACGGTCGCGGCGGCGCTGGCCGGCCGGGGCGCTGCCGTGGTCGACGCCGACCAGATCGCCCGGGAGGTGGTCGAGCCCGGCGGTGCCGCGTACGCGCAGCTCGTGGAGCGGTTCGGCCCGGGTGTGTTGCGCGCCGACGGGACCCTGGATCGCCAGGCTCTCGCAGACGTCGCCTTCAACGACCCGGCCGCGCTGGAGGATCTCAACGGCATAACCCATCCGGCGATCGGGGCCGTCGTTGCGGAGCGGATCGGCGCGGCGGCGCAGACCCACGACATCGTTGTGCTCGACATACCGCTGCTGTCGATCACCACGAAGGCACGGATCGGATTCGACTTCGTGGTGGTGGTGGACGCACCGGAGGAGGTAGCGGTGCAACGCCTCGTCGAGCAGCGCGGGTTCAAAGAATCCGACGCGCGCGCTCGCATCGCCGCGCAGACCAGCCGGGACGAACGACGCGCCCTCGCCGACTTCGTCGTCGACAACTCAGGCGACCGCTCCGCGCTCGACGCGGAGATCGAACGCCTGTGGAAGTGGCTCCGCGAGAAGAAAACGGGTCGAACCACCCAGGCCTAG
- a CDS encoding helix-turn-helix domain-containing protein → MTSDAQHDQRHRLLGVLFGSDVPSALDGQLLRTSDVASLFQVSERTVSEWAKRGQIPCVRTPGGHRRYPADEIKALLERDGRSVGGRAGA, encoded by the coding sequence GTGACCAGCGACGCGCAGCACGATCAGCGCCACCGCCTCCTCGGCGTCTTGTTTGGCAGCGATGTCCCATCCGCGCTCGACGGTCAGCTCCTGCGCACCTCCGACGTGGCATCGCTGTTCCAGGTCTCGGAACGGACCGTTTCCGAATGGGCGAAGCGGGGGCAGATCCCCTGCGTGCGTACACCCGGCGGGCACCGGCGCTACCCGGCCGACGAGATCAAAGCCTTGCTCGAGCGCGACGGCCGCTCGGTCGGCGGCCGGGCGGGGGCCTAG